A genomic window from Primulina huaijiensis isolate GDHJ02 unplaced genomic scaffold, ASM1229523v2 scaffold6295, whole genome shotgun sequence includes:
- the LOC140970490 gene encoding uncharacterized protein isoform X2 — MEFSAQAPRVFVHYGIPSTASILAFDPIQRLLAIGTLDGRIKVIGGDNIEGLLISPKALPFKNLEFLQNQGFLVSVSNENEIQVWDLRKRCVSSNIQWESNITAFSVIPSTHFIYLGDEYGFLSVLKHDAEGGKIIQLPYHIPPNLVAEGSGFSLPDNQSVVGVLSQPRSYGNRVLVAYENGLIILWDVTEDRAVHVRYHKDLQLKEGPVFNFSNNESHTCQSDSPENDHGEKDITSLCWVSPDGSALAVGYVDGDILLWNLSVPDNVKSQRSQNMFNDVVKIQLSSAGRRLPVIVLHWSSNKAQNSRGGLLFAYGGEDIGSEEVLTILNLEWSAGLVQLKCVERVDLTLHGSFADVIITPKAHEPDNFSLTSLFILTNPGQLHFYDFASLSIFKPGTGHNHSVHAFQYHSIIPTVEPHMTVGKLYLMGRDRSFFCELSEFSPAKLQEDDVLTGRGSQWPLTGGVPCHLSTAANKLQKMYIGGYQDGSVRIWDATSPVLSLVSVLRLKTEGIQVSGASSAVSALGFSSITLTLAVGNESGAVFIYILQGNSNQTILTLITETSRDDQHLPHAESNQCSAIFSLLNSPVRVLQFVNSGVRLLVGYESGQVAILDTSLLSVLSITDYLSSSRSPIISVAVKTFPDTHENNINNSENEIVSESTTELAFVLTRDAHTVLIDSAKGNMVNSKPIFPKENSMAIGMYLLGKRPLSERSKNVFVMSTEHVDAENQPLQSSLENLSGLSSVEGHMQPTCLGDETLESHILLCCNDAVYTYSLKSFFQGDCNFVRLLNLEKPCSWTTIFKKNAEEYGLIFVYQTGEIEIRSFPDLELVGDTSLMSILRWSFKNNMEKTMCASDEGQITLVNGCEFAFISLLAFENEFSLENLPCLHDEALAAAADADVKFTLNQKKAQSAMPGFISNMIKGLKGGEGEQNMSYMESREIMIARLDGMFSRFPFSDPFGSFDKEDLELGIDDIDIDEPVVVSTSQKSSNDIKEKGRERERLFEGGSPDNHPKVRTREEIIAKYRNTGDAAASASQAKDKLLERGEKLDKLGKRTAELQSGAESFASMANELAKTMEKRKWWNI; from the exons ATGGAATTCTCGGCCCAGGCACCCCGTGTTTTTGTTCATTATGGAATCCCATCTACCGCATCAATTCTTGCCTTTGACCCCATCCAGCGCCTCTTGGCAATAGGGACACT GGATGGCAGGATTAAAGTGATAGGTGGTGACAACATTGAAGGCCTTCTCATATCTCCAAAAGCCTTGCCCTTTAAAAACTTAGAG TTTCTGCAAAACCAAGGTTTTTTAGTGAGTGTCTCCAATGAAAATGAAATTCAG GTTTGGGATCTAAGAAAGAGGTGTGTATCTTCTAATATTCAGTGGGAGTCCAATATAACAGCATTTTCTGTTATTCCATCTACCCATTTCAT TTATCTAGGAGATGAATACGGATTCTTATCTGTGTTGAAGCATGATGCTGAAGGAGGGAAAATTATTCAATTGCCGTATCACATTCCTCCTAATCTTGTAGCTG AAGGATCTGGGTTCTCATTGCCTGATAATCAGTCCGTTGTTGGTGTGCTCTCCCAACCTCGTTCATATGGAAACAG GGTTTTGGTTGCTTATGAGAATGGGTTGATTATTCTGTGGGATGTTACTGAAGATAGAGCTGTACATGTTAGATACCACAAGGATCTCCAGCTAAAAGAGGGACcagtttttaatttttccaaTAATGAGAGCCACACGTGCCAAAGTGATTCACCAGAGAATGACCATGGAGAGAAGGACATAACTTCTCTCTGTTGGGTGTCTCCTGATGGGTCAGCATTAGCTGTTGGTTATGTGGATGGGGATATCTTGCTTTGGAACCTGTCAGTACCTGACAATGTTAAAAGTCAGAGAAGCCAAAACATGTTCAATGATGTTGTTAAGATACAATTATCATCTGCAGGTAGAAGACTTCCCGTCATTGTCTTGCATTGGTCTTCGAACAAAGCACAAAATAGTCGCGGAGGCCTACTTTTTGCATATGGTGGTGAAGACATTGGATCTGAAGAAGTTTTGACT ATCCTCAATCTTGAATGGTCTGCTGGGTTAGTACAACTGAAGTGTGTGGAGCGTGTTGACCTTACGCTCCATGGATCATTTGCTGATGTAATTATAACACCAAAGGCTCATGAGCCTGACAACTTCAGCTTAACTTCATTATTTATATTGACCAATCCAGGACAACTGCATTTCTACGATTTTGCTTCTTTGTCTATCTTCAAGCCTGGGACAGGACATAATCATTCAGTCCATGCATTTCAGTATCATTCAATAATACCCACTGTGGAACCACATATGACCGTGGGAAAGCTTTATTTGATGGGTAGAGATAGGAGTTTCTTCTGTGAACTTTCAGAG TTTTCACCTGCCAAGCTACAAGAGGATGATGTGTTGACCGGGAGGGGTTCGCAGTGGCCTCTGACTGGTGGAGTTCCTTGTCATCTGTCTACTGCTGCAAATAAACTTCAGAAGATGTATATAGGAGGATATCAAGATGGATCTGTTCGAATATGGGATGCCACTTCTCCAGTTCTGTCACTTGTTTCTGTTTTACGATTGAAG ACAGAAGGAATTCAAGTTTCTGGTGCAAGTTCAGCAGTATCAGCATTGGGCTTTTCTTCTATCACCTTGACCTTAGCTGTTGGCAATGAAAGCGGAGCG GTTTTCATTTATATACTTCAAGGCAATTCCAACCAAACAATCTTGACCCTGATAACTGAAACCAGTCGTGATg ATCAACATTTGCCACATGCAGAGAGCAACCAATGTTCGGCTATATTTTCCTTACTGAATTCTCCTGTACGTGTCTTACAGTTTGTAAATTCTGGAGTCAGACTTCTTGTTGGATATGAAAGTGGGCAG GTTGCTATACTTGATACTAGTTTATTGTCAGTGTTATCTATAACAGATTATTTGTCTAGCTCAAGGTCACCAATCATTTCAGTGGCGGTGAAAACTTTTCCAGATACTCATGAAAACAATATAAATAATTCTGAAAATGAAATTGTTAGTGAATCTACCACAGAGCTTGCTTTTGTATTAACTAGAGATGCGCACACAGTCTTAATAGATAGTGCCAAAGGCAATATGGTGAACTCTAAACCAATATTTCCAAAGGAAAATTCAATGGCAATAGGCATGTATTTACTAG GAAAACGTCCTCTCTCTGAAAGGTCAAAAAACGTTTTTGTGATGTCTACTGAGCATGTTGATGCTGAAAATCAACCTCTGCAATCCAGTCTTGAAAATCTGAGTGGTTTGTCCAGCGTGGAAGGCCACATGCAACCCACATGTTTAGGGGACGAGACATTGGAATCCCATATTTTATTGTGTTGCAATGATGCTGTGTACACATACTCCTTAAAGTCTTTCTTTCAG GGTGATTGTAACTTTGTACGTTTACTGAATCTTGAGAAACCATGTTCCTGGACTACAATCTTCAAGAAAAATGCGGAAGAGTATGGATTGATCTTTGTTTATCAAACTGGAGAAATTGAAATACG GTCTTTTCCAGATCTTGAACTGGTGGGAGATACCTCATTGATGTCAATTCTTAGGTGGAGCTTCAAAAATAATATGGAGAAGACAATGTGTGCTTCCGACGAAGGGCAGATTACCTTG GTCAATGGGTGTGAATTTGCTTTTATATCTCTTCTGGCCTTCGAAAATGAATTTAG CCTCGAAAATCTACCTTGTCTACATGATGAAGCCCTTGCTGCCGCTGCAGATGCTGATGTTAAATTCACTCTAAACCAAAAGAAGGCACAG AGTGCAATGCCCGGATTTATTAGTAATATGATCAAGGGTTTAAAAGGGGGTGAAGGAGAGCAGAATATGAGTTACATGGAATCTCGTGAAATCATGATTGCGCGTTTGGATGGAATGTTTTCAAGGTTCCCATTCTCTGACCCCTTTGGTTCTTTTGATAAAGAAGATTTGGAACTTGGCATAG ATGATATTGACATAGATGAGCCAGTCGTTGTATCAACTTCACAAAAGAGTAGTAATGACATAAAAG AGAAGggtagagagagagagagattatTTGAAGGTGGTTCTCCTGACAATCATCCAAAGGTTCGAACACGCGAGGAAATTATTGCAAAATATAGGAACACGGGA GATGCTGCAGCTTCGGCTTCTCAAGCAAAGGATAAACTTCTAGAACGGGGGGAGAAACTTGAT AAACTTGGCAAAAGGACAGCCGAGCTACAAAGTGGTGCTGAAAGCTTTGCGTCAATGGCAAATGAGCTTGCTAAGACGATGGAAAAACGCAAGTGGTGGAACATATGA
- the LOC140970490 gene encoding uncharacterized protein isoform X1, producing the protein MEFSAQAPRVFVHYGIPSTASILAFDPIQRLLAIGTLDGRIKVIGGDNIEGLLISPKALPFKNLEFLQNQGFLVSVSNENEIQVWDLRKRCVSSNIQWESNITAFSVIPSTHFIYLGDEYGFLSVLKHDAEGGKIIQLPYHIPPNLVAEGSGFSLPDNQSVVGVLSQPRSYGNRVLVAYENGLIILWDVTEDRAVHVRYHKDLQLKEGPVFNFSNNESHTCQSDSPENDHGEKDITSLCWVSPDGSALAVGYVDGDILLWNLSVPDNVKSQRSQNMFNDVVKIQLSSAGRRLPVIVLHWSSNKAQNSRGGLLFAYGGEDIGSEEVLTILNLEWSAGLVQLKCVERVDLTLHGSFADVIITPKAHEPDNFSLTSLFILTNPGQLHFYDFASLSIFKPGTGHNHSVHAFQYHSIIPTVEPHMTVGKLYLMGRDRSFFCELSEFSPAKLQEDDVLTGRGSQWPLTGGVPCHLSTAANKLQKMYIGGYQDGSVRIWDATSPVLSLVSVLRLKTEGIQVSGASSAVSALGFSSITLTLAVGNESGAVFIYILQGNSNQTILTLITETSRDDQHLPHAESNQCSAIFSLLNSPVRVLQFVNSGVRLLVGYESGQVAILDTSLLSVLSITDYLSSSRSPIISVAVKTFPDTHENNINNSENEIVSESTTELAFVLTRDAHTVLIDSAKGNMVNSKPIFPKENSMAIGMYLLEGKRPLSERSKNVFVMSTEHVDAENQPLQSSLENLSGLSSVEGHMQPTCLGDETLESHILLCCNDAVYTYSLKSFFQGDCNFVRLLNLEKPCSWTTIFKKNAEEYGLIFVYQTGEIEIRSFPDLELVGDTSLMSILRWSFKNNMEKTMCASDEGQITLVNGCEFAFISLLAFENEFSLENLPCLHDEALAAAADADVKFTLNQKKAQSAMPGFISNMIKGLKGGEGEQNMSYMESREIMIARLDGMFSRFPFSDPFGSFDKEDLELGIDDIDIDEPVVVSTSQKSSNDIKEKGRERERLFEGGSPDNHPKVRTREEIIAKYRNTGDAAASASQAKDKLLERGEKLDKLGKRTAELQSGAESFASMANELAKTMEKRKWWNI; encoded by the exons ATGGAATTCTCGGCCCAGGCACCCCGTGTTTTTGTTCATTATGGAATCCCATCTACCGCATCAATTCTTGCCTTTGACCCCATCCAGCGCCTCTTGGCAATAGGGACACT GGATGGCAGGATTAAAGTGATAGGTGGTGACAACATTGAAGGCCTTCTCATATCTCCAAAAGCCTTGCCCTTTAAAAACTTAGAG TTTCTGCAAAACCAAGGTTTTTTAGTGAGTGTCTCCAATGAAAATGAAATTCAG GTTTGGGATCTAAGAAAGAGGTGTGTATCTTCTAATATTCAGTGGGAGTCCAATATAACAGCATTTTCTGTTATTCCATCTACCCATTTCAT TTATCTAGGAGATGAATACGGATTCTTATCTGTGTTGAAGCATGATGCTGAAGGAGGGAAAATTATTCAATTGCCGTATCACATTCCTCCTAATCTTGTAGCTG AAGGATCTGGGTTCTCATTGCCTGATAATCAGTCCGTTGTTGGTGTGCTCTCCCAACCTCGTTCATATGGAAACAG GGTTTTGGTTGCTTATGAGAATGGGTTGATTATTCTGTGGGATGTTACTGAAGATAGAGCTGTACATGTTAGATACCACAAGGATCTCCAGCTAAAAGAGGGACcagtttttaatttttccaaTAATGAGAGCCACACGTGCCAAAGTGATTCACCAGAGAATGACCATGGAGAGAAGGACATAACTTCTCTCTGTTGGGTGTCTCCTGATGGGTCAGCATTAGCTGTTGGTTATGTGGATGGGGATATCTTGCTTTGGAACCTGTCAGTACCTGACAATGTTAAAAGTCAGAGAAGCCAAAACATGTTCAATGATGTTGTTAAGATACAATTATCATCTGCAGGTAGAAGACTTCCCGTCATTGTCTTGCATTGGTCTTCGAACAAAGCACAAAATAGTCGCGGAGGCCTACTTTTTGCATATGGTGGTGAAGACATTGGATCTGAAGAAGTTTTGACT ATCCTCAATCTTGAATGGTCTGCTGGGTTAGTACAACTGAAGTGTGTGGAGCGTGTTGACCTTACGCTCCATGGATCATTTGCTGATGTAATTATAACACCAAAGGCTCATGAGCCTGACAACTTCAGCTTAACTTCATTATTTATATTGACCAATCCAGGACAACTGCATTTCTACGATTTTGCTTCTTTGTCTATCTTCAAGCCTGGGACAGGACATAATCATTCAGTCCATGCATTTCAGTATCATTCAATAATACCCACTGTGGAACCACATATGACCGTGGGAAAGCTTTATTTGATGGGTAGAGATAGGAGTTTCTTCTGTGAACTTTCAGAG TTTTCACCTGCCAAGCTACAAGAGGATGATGTGTTGACCGGGAGGGGTTCGCAGTGGCCTCTGACTGGTGGAGTTCCTTGTCATCTGTCTACTGCTGCAAATAAACTTCAGAAGATGTATATAGGAGGATATCAAGATGGATCTGTTCGAATATGGGATGCCACTTCTCCAGTTCTGTCACTTGTTTCTGTTTTACGATTGAAG ACAGAAGGAATTCAAGTTTCTGGTGCAAGTTCAGCAGTATCAGCATTGGGCTTTTCTTCTATCACCTTGACCTTAGCTGTTGGCAATGAAAGCGGAGCG GTTTTCATTTATATACTTCAAGGCAATTCCAACCAAACAATCTTGACCCTGATAACTGAAACCAGTCGTGATg ATCAACATTTGCCACATGCAGAGAGCAACCAATGTTCGGCTATATTTTCCTTACTGAATTCTCCTGTACGTGTCTTACAGTTTGTAAATTCTGGAGTCAGACTTCTTGTTGGATATGAAAGTGGGCAG GTTGCTATACTTGATACTAGTTTATTGTCAGTGTTATCTATAACAGATTATTTGTCTAGCTCAAGGTCACCAATCATTTCAGTGGCGGTGAAAACTTTTCCAGATACTCATGAAAACAATATAAATAATTCTGAAAATGAAATTGTTAGTGAATCTACCACAGAGCTTGCTTTTGTATTAACTAGAGATGCGCACACAGTCTTAATAGATAGTGCCAAAGGCAATATGGTGAACTCTAAACCAATATTTCCAAAGGAAAATTCAATGGCAATAGGCATGTATTTACTAG AAGGAAAACGTCCTCTCTCTGAAAGGTCAAAAAACGTTTTTGTGATGTCTACTGAGCATGTTGATGCTGAAAATCAACCTCTGCAATCCAGTCTTGAAAATCTGAGTGGTTTGTCCAGCGTGGAAGGCCACATGCAACCCACATGTTTAGGGGACGAGACATTGGAATCCCATATTTTATTGTGTTGCAATGATGCTGTGTACACATACTCCTTAAAGTCTTTCTTTCAG GGTGATTGTAACTTTGTACGTTTACTGAATCTTGAGAAACCATGTTCCTGGACTACAATCTTCAAGAAAAATGCGGAAGAGTATGGATTGATCTTTGTTTATCAAACTGGAGAAATTGAAATACG GTCTTTTCCAGATCTTGAACTGGTGGGAGATACCTCATTGATGTCAATTCTTAGGTGGAGCTTCAAAAATAATATGGAGAAGACAATGTGTGCTTCCGACGAAGGGCAGATTACCTTG GTCAATGGGTGTGAATTTGCTTTTATATCTCTTCTGGCCTTCGAAAATGAATTTAG CCTCGAAAATCTACCTTGTCTACATGATGAAGCCCTTGCTGCCGCTGCAGATGCTGATGTTAAATTCACTCTAAACCAAAAGAAGGCACAG AGTGCAATGCCCGGATTTATTAGTAATATGATCAAGGGTTTAAAAGGGGGTGAAGGAGAGCAGAATATGAGTTACATGGAATCTCGTGAAATCATGATTGCGCGTTTGGATGGAATGTTTTCAAGGTTCCCATTCTCTGACCCCTTTGGTTCTTTTGATAAAGAAGATTTGGAACTTGGCATAG ATGATATTGACATAGATGAGCCAGTCGTTGTATCAACTTCACAAAAGAGTAGTAATGACATAAAAG AGAAGggtagagagagagagagattatTTGAAGGTGGTTCTCCTGACAATCATCCAAAGGTTCGAACACGCGAGGAAATTATTGCAAAATATAGGAACACGGGA GATGCTGCAGCTTCGGCTTCTCAAGCAAAGGATAAACTTCTAGAACGGGGGGAGAAACTTGAT AAACTTGGCAAAAGGACAGCCGAGCTACAAAGTGGTGCTGAAAGCTTTGCGTCAATGGCAAATGAGCTTGCTAAGACGATGGAAAAACGCAAGTGGTGGAACATATGA
- the LOC140970490 gene encoding uncharacterized protein isoform X3: MEFSAQAPRVFVHYGIPSTASILAFDPIQRLLAIGTLDGRIKVIGGDNIEGLLISPKALPFKNLEVGLCFLVSVSNENEIQVWDLRKRCVSSNIQWESNITAFSVIPSTHFIYLGDEYGFLSVLKHDAEGGKIIQLPYHIPPNLVAEGSGFSLPDNQSVVGVLSQPRSYGNRVLVAYENGLIILWDVTEDRAVHVRYHKDLQLKEGPVFNFSNNESHTCQSDSPENDHGEKDITSLCWVSPDGSALAVGYVDGDILLWNLSVPDNVKSQRSQNMFNDVVKIQLSSAGRRLPVIVLHWSSNKAQNSRGGLLFAYGGEDIGSEEVLTILNLEWSAGLVQLKCVERVDLTLHGSFADVIITPKAHEPDNFSLTSLFILTNPGQLHFYDFASLSIFKPGTGHNHSVHAFQYHSIIPTVEPHMTVGKLYLMGRDRSFFCELSEFSPAKLQEDDVLTGRGSQWPLTGGVPCHLSTAANKLQKMYIGGYQDGSVRIWDATSPVLSLVSVLRLKTEGIQVSGASSAVSALGFSSITLTLAVGNESGAVFIYILQGNSNQTILTLITETSRDDQHLPHAESNQCSAIFSLLNSPVRVLQFVNSGVRLLVGYESGQVAILDTSLLSVLSITDYLSSSRSPIISVAVKTFPDTHENNINNSENEIVSESTTELAFVLTRDAHTVLIDSAKGNMVNSKPIFPKENSMAIGMYLLEGKRPLSERSKNVFVMSTEHVDAENQPLQSSLENLSGLSSVEGHMQPTCLGDETLESHILLCCNDAVYTYSLKSFFQGDCNFVRLLNLEKPCSWTTIFKKNAEEYGLIFVYQTGEIEIRSFPDLELVGDTSLMSILRWSFKNNMEKTMCASDEGQITLVNGCEFAFISLLAFENEFSLENLPCLHDEALAAAADADVKFTLNQKKAQSAMPGFISNMIKGLKGGEGEQNMSYMESREIMIARLDGMFSRFPFSDPFGSFDKEDLELGIDDIDIDEPVVVSTSQKSSNDIKEKGRERERLFEGGSPDNHPKVRTREEIIAKYRNTGDAAASASQAKDKLLERGEKLDKLGKRTAELQSGAESFASMANELAKTMEKRKWWNI; this comes from the exons ATGGAATTCTCGGCCCAGGCACCCCGTGTTTTTGTTCATTATGGAATCCCATCTACCGCATCAATTCTTGCCTTTGACCCCATCCAGCGCCTCTTGGCAATAGGGACACT GGATGGCAGGATTAAAGTGATAGGTGGTGACAACATTGAAGGCCTTCTCATATCTCCAAAAGCCTTGCCCTTTAAAAACTTAGAGGTTGGTTTAT GTTTTTTAGTGAGTGTCTCCAATGAAAATGAAATTCAG GTTTGGGATCTAAGAAAGAGGTGTGTATCTTCTAATATTCAGTGGGAGTCCAATATAACAGCATTTTCTGTTATTCCATCTACCCATTTCAT TTATCTAGGAGATGAATACGGATTCTTATCTGTGTTGAAGCATGATGCTGAAGGAGGGAAAATTATTCAATTGCCGTATCACATTCCTCCTAATCTTGTAGCTG AAGGATCTGGGTTCTCATTGCCTGATAATCAGTCCGTTGTTGGTGTGCTCTCCCAACCTCGTTCATATGGAAACAG GGTTTTGGTTGCTTATGAGAATGGGTTGATTATTCTGTGGGATGTTACTGAAGATAGAGCTGTACATGTTAGATACCACAAGGATCTCCAGCTAAAAGAGGGACcagtttttaatttttccaaTAATGAGAGCCACACGTGCCAAAGTGATTCACCAGAGAATGACCATGGAGAGAAGGACATAACTTCTCTCTGTTGGGTGTCTCCTGATGGGTCAGCATTAGCTGTTGGTTATGTGGATGGGGATATCTTGCTTTGGAACCTGTCAGTACCTGACAATGTTAAAAGTCAGAGAAGCCAAAACATGTTCAATGATGTTGTTAAGATACAATTATCATCTGCAGGTAGAAGACTTCCCGTCATTGTCTTGCATTGGTCTTCGAACAAAGCACAAAATAGTCGCGGAGGCCTACTTTTTGCATATGGTGGTGAAGACATTGGATCTGAAGAAGTTTTGACT ATCCTCAATCTTGAATGGTCTGCTGGGTTAGTACAACTGAAGTGTGTGGAGCGTGTTGACCTTACGCTCCATGGATCATTTGCTGATGTAATTATAACACCAAAGGCTCATGAGCCTGACAACTTCAGCTTAACTTCATTATTTATATTGACCAATCCAGGACAACTGCATTTCTACGATTTTGCTTCTTTGTCTATCTTCAAGCCTGGGACAGGACATAATCATTCAGTCCATGCATTTCAGTATCATTCAATAATACCCACTGTGGAACCACATATGACCGTGGGAAAGCTTTATTTGATGGGTAGAGATAGGAGTTTCTTCTGTGAACTTTCAGAG TTTTCACCTGCCAAGCTACAAGAGGATGATGTGTTGACCGGGAGGGGTTCGCAGTGGCCTCTGACTGGTGGAGTTCCTTGTCATCTGTCTACTGCTGCAAATAAACTTCAGAAGATGTATATAGGAGGATATCAAGATGGATCTGTTCGAATATGGGATGCCACTTCTCCAGTTCTGTCACTTGTTTCTGTTTTACGATTGAAG ACAGAAGGAATTCAAGTTTCTGGTGCAAGTTCAGCAGTATCAGCATTGGGCTTTTCTTCTATCACCTTGACCTTAGCTGTTGGCAATGAAAGCGGAGCG GTTTTCATTTATATACTTCAAGGCAATTCCAACCAAACAATCTTGACCCTGATAACTGAAACCAGTCGTGATg ATCAACATTTGCCACATGCAGAGAGCAACCAATGTTCGGCTATATTTTCCTTACTGAATTCTCCTGTACGTGTCTTACAGTTTGTAAATTCTGGAGTCAGACTTCTTGTTGGATATGAAAGTGGGCAG GTTGCTATACTTGATACTAGTTTATTGTCAGTGTTATCTATAACAGATTATTTGTCTAGCTCAAGGTCACCAATCATTTCAGTGGCGGTGAAAACTTTTCCAGATACTCATGAAAACAATATAAATAATTCTGAAAATGAAATTGTTAGTGAATCTACCACAGAGCTTGCTTTTGTATTAACTAGAGATGCGCACACAGTCTTAATAGATAGTGCCAAAGGCAATATGGTGAACTCTAAACCAATATTTCCAAAGGAAAATTCAATGGCAATAGGCATGTATTTACTAG AAGGAAAACGTCCTCTCTCTGAAAGGTCAAAAAACGTTTTTGTGATGTCTACTGAGCATGTTGATGCTGAAAATCAACCTCTGCAATCCAGTCTTGAAAATCTGAGTGGTTTGTCCAGCGTGGAAGGCCACATGCAACCCACATGTTTAGGGGACGAGACATTGGAATCCCATATTTTATTGTGTTGCAATGATGCTGTGTACACATACTCCTTAAAGTCTTTCTTTCAG GGTGATTGTAACTTTGTACGTTTACTGAATCTTGAGAAACCATGTTCCTGGACTACAATCTTCAAGAAAAATGCGGAAGAGTATGGATTGATCTTTGTTTATCAAACTGGAGAAATTGAAATACG GTCTTTTCCAGATCTTGAACTGGTGGGAGATACCTCATTGATGTCAATTCTTAGGTGGAGCTTCAAAAATAATATGGAGAAGACAATGTGTGCTTCCGACGAAGGGCAGATTACCTTG GTCAATGGGTGTGAATTTGCTTTTATATCTCTTCTGGCCTTCGAAAATGAATTTAG CCTCGAAAATCTACCTTGTCTACATGATGAAGCCCTTGCTGCCGCTGCAGATGCTGATGTTAAATTCACTCTAAACCAAAAGAAGGCACAG AGTGCAATGCCCGGATTTATTAGTAATATGATCAAGGGTTTAAAAGGGGGTGAAGGAGAGCAGAATATGAGTTACATGGAATCTCGTGAAATCATGATTGCGCGTTTGGATGGAATGTTTTCAAGGTTCCCATTCTCTGACCCCTTTGGTTCTTTTGATAAAGAAGATTTGGAACTTGGCATAG ATGATATTGACATAGATGAGCCAGTCGTTGTATCAACTTCACAAAAGAGTAGTAATGACATAAAAG AGAAGggtagagagagagagagattatTTGAAGGTGGTTCTCCTGACAATCATCCAAAGGTTCGAACACGCGAGGAAATTATTGCAAAATATAGGAACACGGGA GATGCTGCAGCTTCGGCTTCTCAAGCAAAGGATAAACTTCTAGAACGGGGGGAGAAACTTGAT AAACTTGGCAAAAGGACAGCCGAGCTACAAAGTGGTGCTGAAAGCTTTGCGTCAATGGCAAATGAGCTTGCTAAGACGATGGAAAAACGCAAGTGGTGGAACATATGA